Proteins encoded by one window of Govania unica:
- a CDS encoding DNA-3-methyladenine glycosylase 2 family protein encodes MMTLTADNIRDIIERRDPRYDGRFYFGVSTTRIYCRPICSARPKPENIRIFRSPTEAEIAGFRPCLRCRPDATPGTTLFDGTVTSVTRALRLIDESGDESLDVASLAERLGMTDRHLRRLFDSHLGASPIEILTSKRLHLARQLIEQTGMPVTGIAFAVGFRSVRRFNEAFRALYRMTPSEMRKAGAVVSDADGLRLSLPVRAPYDWDMLMAYFSRHETYGVERVRDGSYQRFLPTDHGYATLHLRHDAKKSALMVTLRDLPLTQVKAVLSALRHMFDSDHNPAHLPSASPIKPLGVRLPGAFDGFETALSIILGQLVSTTQAKKKTGDLVRRFGRKLGEDAGGEIFAFPGPADLVDQELETLGMTRARADAMRGLSRAVMSGDIMLSPAADLAATRAKILDLRGIGPWTTEMIAMRVLGDPDAFPKNDLVVARALQQAKVDDSAWATARAYLTHCIWRDYATLPKETRS; translated from the coding sequence ATGATGACCTTAACCGCAGACAATATCCGGGACATTATCGAGCGCCGCGACCCGCGTTATGACGGGCGGTTTTATTTTGGCGTCTCCACCACCCGCATCTATTGCCGGCCGATCTGCTCGGCCCGGCCCAAGCCCGAAAATATCCGCATATTCCGCAGCCCCACCGAAGCCGAGATCGCCGGATTCCGCCCCTGCCTGCGTTGCCGCCCCGACGCCACCCCGGGCACCACGCTGTTCGACGGCACGGTGACGAGTGTCACCCGCGCGCTCAGGCTGATTGATGAAAGTGGGGACGAGAGCCTCGATGTAGCCAGCCTTGCCGAGCGGCTTGGCATGACGGACCGCCATCTGAGGCGGCTGTTCGACAGCCATCTTGGGGCGTCTCCCATTGAGATTCTGACCAGCAAGCGCTTGCATCTGGCCCGGCAGCTGATTGAACAGACGGGCATGCCGGTGACCGGGATTGCCTTTGCCGTTGGCTTCCGTTCGGTCCGGCGTTTCAACGAGGCGTTCCGGGCGCTGTATCGAATGACGCCGTCCGAAATGCGCAAGGCCGGGGCGGTGGTGAGCGATGCGGATGGGTTGCGGCTCAGCCTGCCGGTCCGGGCACCCTATGACTGGGATATGCTCATGGCCTATTTCAGCCGCCATGAAACCTATGGTGTCGAACGCGTGCGGGACGGGAGCTATCAGCGCTTTCTGCCCACGGACCATGGCTATGCGACCCTGCATCTCCGTCATGACGCCAAAAAATCGGCGCTCATGGTGACCCTCCGCGATCTGCCGCTGACGCAGGTGAAAGCTGTTCTGAGCGCGCTGCGGCATATGTTCGACAGCGATCACAATCCTGCCCATCTGCCTTCGGCCTCCCCCATCAAACCTCTGGGCGTACGCTTGCCCGGGGCCTTTGACGGGTTTGAGACGGCGCTGTCGATCATTCTCGGCCAGCTGGTTTCGACCACCCAGGCCAAAAAGAAAACCGGCGATCTGGTGCGGCGCTTCGGGCGCAAACTGGGCGAGGATGCGGGCGGCGAGATTTTCGCTTTTCCCGGCCCCGCCGATCTTGTGGATCAGGAACTTGAAACCCTTGGCATGACGCGGGCGCGGGCCGATGCCATGCGCGGGCTGTCCCGGGCTGTCATGAGCGGAGACATCATGCTGTCGCCCGCCGCCGATCTTGCTGCAACACGAGCCAAAATCCTCGACCTGCGCGGGATTGGCCCCTGGACCACGGAAATGATCGCCATGCGCGTGCTTGGCGATCCCGATGCCTTCCCGAAAAACGATCTGGTGGTCGCCCGCGCGTTGCAACAAGCCAAGGTCGATGACAGCGCCTGGGCCACCGCCCGTGCCTATCTGACCCATTGCATCTGGCGCGATTATGCGACCCTGCCCAAGGAGACGCGATCATGA
- a CDS encoding methylated-DNA--[protein]-cysteine S-methyltransferase, whose product MTHYYHSCLTPVGRLHLISDEQHLSVLAFDSNWPVLRKHYPDAVTAETDVSRLTARELEDYFAGTGQLFTVPLRPRGTMFQLQVWDALKAIPYGTTASYGTQAARIKRPTASRAVGHANGQNPISILVPCHRVIGGSGALTGYAGGLAAKRFLLAHEQQVLEKLTSAA is encoded by the coding sequence ATGACCCATTATTACCATAGCTGCCTGACCCCGGTCGGACGGCTTCATCTGATCAGCGACGAGCAACATCTGTCGGTGCTGGCCTTTGACAGCAACTGGCCGGTCCTGCGCAAGCATTACCCCGATGCGGTCACCGCCGAAACCGATGTGAGCCGTTTGACGGCGCGCGAACTGGAGGACTATTTTGCCGGAACAGGTCAACTGTTCACGGTGCCGCTTCGCCCGCGTGGCACGATGTTTCAGCTTCAAGTATGGGACGCGCTCAAGGCCATCCCTTATGGCACGACCGCGAGTTATGGCACGCAGGCGGCGCGCATCAAGCGCCCGACCGCAAGCCGCGCCGTCGGTCATGCCAATGGTCAGAACCCCATCAGCATTCTGGTTCCTTGCCATCGCGTGATCGGAGGCTCAGGCGCGCTCACCGGCTATGCTGGGGGACTGGCCGCGAAGCGCTTTCTGCTGGCCCATGAACAACAGGTTCTGGAAAAACTCACCAGCGCCGCGTGA
- a CDS encoding EamA family transporter encodes MCSIQGGAALAKSLFPVLTPAGTAGIRVLFSAIILCSIFRPWRHPLPRRAIRPLVIYGLSLGGMNLMFYMAIETIPLGIGVALEFAGPLTLAVLTSRGRLDILWAALAALGIYLVLPHGGGGETLDPVGIALALGAGLMWALYIVFGQKLSADLPEQSAVALGMLFAVISTLPFALLLSDGAIFTLSVLPLAIAVAIFSSALPYVLEMLALKRLPVPVFSTLMSMEPAIATLSGLLFLGEYLSPIQMLAILCVIGASLGSSLSARAGVMSENRQSEDKKGL; translated from the coding sequence ATGTGCTCGATTCAGGGCGGGGCGGCCTTGGCCAAAAGTTTGTTTCCGGTGCTGACACCGGCGGGGACGGCCGGGATACGCGTGTTGTTTTCGGCCATTATTCTTTGCAGCATCTTTCGCCCCTGGCGTCATCCGCTGCCACGTCGGGCCATCCGGCCGCTGGTGATTTACGGGCTGTCGCTTGGCGGCATGAACCTGATGTTCTATATGGCGATCGAGACCATTCCGCTGGGCATCGGGGTGGCGCTTGAGTTCGCCGGGCCTTTGACGCTCGCCGTCCTGACCTCGCGCGGGCGGCTTGATATTCTGTGGGCCGCGCTGGCCGCACTCGGCATCTATCTCGTGCTGCCCCATGGCGGCGGTGGCGAGACGCTTGATCCCGTGGGCATTGCGCTCGCCCTTGGGGCCGGGCTTATGTGGGCGCTTTATATCGTGTTCGGCCAGAAGCTCAGCGCCGATCTGCCCGAACAAAGCGCTGTCGCCCTCGGTATGCTGTTCGCCGTGATCTCCACCCTGCCCTTTGCACTTTTGCTGAGCGACGGCGCCATATTCACTCTGTCGGTTCTGCCGCTGGCCATCGCGGTGGCGATTTTTTCAAGCGCGCTTCCCTATGTGCTTGAAATGCTGGCGCTCAAACGCCTGCCGGTGCCGGTGTTCAGCACCCTTATGAGCATGGAGCCGGCGATCGCGACCCTGTCCGGCCTGTTGTTTCTTGGCGAATATCTGAGCCCCATACAAATGCTGGCCATCCTCTGCGTGATCGGCGCGTCGCTTGGCAGTTCCCTGAGCGCCCGGGCAGGGGTCATGTCCGAAAACCGCCAGTCCGAGGATAAAAAGGGGCTATAA